A window from Sus scrofa isolate TJ Tabasco breed Duroc chromosome 2, Sscrofa11.1, whole genome shotgun sequence encodes these proteins:
- the LOC100511247 gene encoding olfactory receptor 7A17-like → MEPENDTRISEFYLLGLSKEPALQPLTFGLFLSMYLITVFGNLLIILAVSLEPPLHTPMYFFLSNLSFGDICFTSTTIPKMLQNIWTQSKVITYEGCIIQMYFFILFAGLDILLLTVMAYDRFVAICHPLHYTVIMKPLLCGLLVLASWIMSALNSLLQSIMVLWLSFCTGLEIPHFFCEINQVVQLACSDTSLNDTVMYFAAGVYGGASLTGILYSYFKIVSSIRRISSVQGKYKAFSTCASHLSVVSLFYCTSLGVYLSSSATHSSHSSAVTSVMYTVVTPMLNPFIYSLRNKDIKKVLRRTIGMAAV, encoded by the coding sequence ATGGAACCAGAGAATGATACACGAATTTCAGAATTTTATCTTCTGGGATTAtcaaaggaaccagcattgcagCCTCTCACTTTtgggcttttcctctccatgtacctgatcactgtgtttggaaacctgctcatcatcctggccgtCAGCCTAGAACCCCcactccacacacccatgtacttcttcctctctaaCTTGTCCTTTGGAGACATTtgtttcacctccaccaccatcccaaagatgctacaGAACATTTGGACGCAGAGCAAAGTTATCACCTATGAAGGTTGCATCatccaaatgtattttttcatactctttgCAGGATTGGATATCCTCctcctgactgtgatggcctatgaccgctttgtggccatctgccaccccctaCACTACACAGTCATCATGAAACCCTTGCTCTGTGGACTGCTGGTTCTGGCATCCTGGATCATGAGTGCCCTGAATTCCTTATTACAAAGCATAATGGTGTTGTGGCTGTCCTTCTGTACAGGCTTGGAAatcccccactttttctgtgaaattaATCAGGTGGTCCAACTTGCCTGTTCTGACACCTCTCTTAATGACACAGTGATGTATTTTGCAGCAGGGGTGTATGGTGGAGCTTCCCTCACTGGAATTCTTTACTCATATTTTAAGATAGTTTCCTCCATACGAAGAATCTCATCAGTGCAGGGAaagtataaagcattttccacctgtgcatctcacctttcagttgtctccttattttattgtacaAGCCTAGGAGTGTACCTCAGCTCTTctgctacccacagctcacactcAAGTGCAGTCACCTCagtgatgtacacagtggtcacacccatgctgaaccccttcatctacagtctgaggaacaaagacataaagaaggttCTGAGAAGAACCATTGGGATGGCAGCTGTATAA